Proteins co-encoded in one Bremerella sp. TYQ1 genomic window:
- a CDS encoding DUF1559 domain-containing protein has translation MAISLVPPARRAFTLVELLVVIAIIGVLIALLLPAVQQARESARRTQCVNNLKQVGLAVHNFHDTFGELPPSRIQYEYLGWSALLLPFMEQSNLYDQIDLKKKYNAQTTAVQQTGIAGYVCPSRHKVGDQTTAVQAINADNGAVWDYATVCGPSGDNSIIRQFGKEKGMLVVAQGNKDGYSSQTNFASVTDGLTNTIMIGERHVHIEKLKNENTGHDGPILSGWAYTTMRAAGPDYPLAQNMRDDVDGVEHLVFGSFHPGIVNFVMGDGSVRPIQVNIDEDNLGRLASREDGQVINVDF, from the coding sequence ATGGCTATCTCCCTCGTCCCCCCTGCGCGTCGCGCGTTTACCTTGGTCGAATTGTTAGTGGTCATTGCCATTATTGGCGTCCTGATCGCCTTACTTCTGCCCGCCGTACAACAGGCTCGCGAGTCGGCGCGACGCACCCAGTGCGTGAACAACTTGAAGCAAGTCGGCCTCGCCGTACACAACTTTCACGACACATTCGGCGAGCTCCCACCATCACGTATTCAATACGAATACCTTGGCTGGTCTGCTTTGCTACTGCCGTTCATGGAACAGTCGAACCTATACGATCAAATTGACCTGAAGAAGAAGTACAACGCTCAAACGACCGCCGTTCAGCAAACCGGGATTGCGGGGTATGTCTGCCCAAGCCGCCATAAAGTTGGCGATCAAACGACGGCTGTCCAAGCCATCAATGCCGACAACGGTGCCGTCTGGGATTACGCCACCGTCTGCGGCCCCAGCGGCGACAACTCGATCATCCGTCAATTCGGAAAAGAAAAAGGAATGCTGGTCGTCGCCCAGGGAAACAAGGATGGCTACAGCAGTCAAACCAACTTTGCTTCGGTTACCGATGGTTTGACGAACACCATCATGATCGGCGAACGTCATGTCCATATTGAAAAGCTAAAGAACGAAAACACCGGCCACGACGGCCCGATCCTCAGCGGATGGGCGTACACCACTATGCGAGCGGCAGGGCCCGATTACCCCTTAGCCCAAAACATGCGAGACGATGTCGATGGTGTTGAGCATCTTGTTTTTGGCAGCTTTCACCCAGGCATTGTCAACTTCGTGATGGGAGATGGCAGCGTTCGTCCGATTCAAGTCAATATCGATGAGGACAATCTCGGCCGTCTTGCTAGTCGGGAAGATGGCCAAGTGATCAACGTCGACTTCTAA
- a CDS encoding sigma-70 family RNA polymerase sigma factor, with the protein MTYELPERSPVEDASQGQLYADFLAYFSADCERLHAYIYSLLPHHADADDVFQRCSLLLWKKFETFDQERDFLSWACGVAFYEVKNFLRTAQRDRLQFSETLLDLLAERRSEDISSMPDRLAALRLCVKKLTDNQQQLVWKAYGSATTMADLAAATGRSAQTLYNQLATIRRKLAQCVQLQLTAAGEDA; encoded by the coding sequence ATGACCTACGAACTTCCAGAACGTTCCCCAGTAGAGGATGCATCGCAAGGGCAGCTTTACGCAGACTTTTTGGCCTATTTCTCGGCTGACTGCGAACGCTTGCATGCCTACATCTACTCGCTGCTGCCGCACCATGCTGATGCCGACGATGTCTTTCAGCGTTGCAGCCTGTTGCTCTGGAAAAAGTTCGAGACGTTTGATCAGGAACGTGACTTTCTCTCTTGGGCTTGCGGTGTCGCTTTTTATGAAGTGAAGAATTTCCTGCGAACTGCCCAAAGAGACCGCCTACAATTTAGTGAAACATTACTCGACTTGCTTGCCGAGCGTCGAAGTGAAGACATTTCAAGTATGCCTGACCGACTCGCCGCATTGCGATTGTGCGTCAAGAAACTGACAGATAATCAGCAGCAACTTGTTTGGAAAGCATACGGTAGCGCCACGACAATGGCCGATCTGGCTGCGGCGACTGGCCGATCGGCCCAGACGCTTTACAACCAATTGGCAACGATCCGTCGCAAACTGGCCCAATGTGTTCAGCTGCAACTCACCGCAGCAGGAGAGGACGCATGA
- a CDS encoding FecR family protein — MNQKQNKRLAELAHRSVHGLLTDQEHAELEAMLLESESLRDQYLCLLDLEYGLAKLAAEETGRQTLSMPEAIVPAATVERRQSSSQRPQSYRWLALALSLIGLIAIPWAIWNRAAPSVADNDPPTEDHSATDAPQVAQVDLLTPEMQITQLARSRFFGEPKALAPGDILQLNHDYALVEGSVQMRSRSGAEMIVQAPAVFSIQSAEQVMLKVGECSVYAPDGAEGFRVLTPQAEVIDKGTRFSISVNESGEADVEVIEGAAEVFTAEEAIDPQHAGLLLEAGEGRVINSLGEIAAGDASQFGRVYKSKLPDRVVSFNVTPSGSPHPDKLVDIIVQRDGKPVTYDVDELIGFDLIHFKVNQNINNLTTPLISLDPKQGDDSRRRMDYLDRDHCLCTGILNPGGNSVPLTSNPDITNSDLSQRTPGFAVRFHQPVINGPGPDVVLFDLHVVVHPADGDPFHVSPLKFEPGLQSHTVRQFDISLADHGSHRLSSFRLYGFDRRIRSVEELCQSNHNGGVPHAVPANVIATGIDLSDLGYPEGAEVHELFFQDAMDDDNYVDPVFIGGFPSLLNPASPEEPISTEE; from the coding sequence ATGAATCAGAAGCAAAACAAGCGCCTAGCCGAATTGGCCCATCGTAGTGTGCATGGACTGCTTACCGATCAAGAGCATGCCGAACTGGAAGCGATGCTGCTTGAAAGTGAGTCGCTGCGAGATCAATACCTTTGTCTGCTCGATCTGGAATATGGCTTGGCTAAACTGGCAGCCGAAGAAACCGGTCGCCAAACACTGAGCATGCCGGAAGCGATCGTTCCGGCGGCAACCGTCGAGCGTCGTCAATCGTCGAGCCAACGGCCCCAGTCCTATCGCTGGTTAGCTCTCGCTTTGTCTTTGATCGGCTTGATTGCGATTCCTTGGGCGATCTGGAATAGGGCCGCCCCTTCCGTCGCAGACAACGATCCACCGACGGAAGACCATTCCGCCACCGATGCTCCACAAGTCGCCCAAGTCGATTTGTTGACCCCGGAGATGCAAATCACGCAACTCGCACGCAGCCGCTTTTTTGGTGAGCCGAAAGCTCTGGCGCCCGGCGATATCCTGCAATTAAATCACGACTATGCCTTAGTAGAAGGCAGCGTTCAGATGCGTAGTCGATCTGGCGCGGAAATGATTGTTCAGGCCCCGGCCGTATTTTCGATTCAATCGGCCGAGCAAGTTATGTTGAAAGTGGGCGAGTGCTCGGTCTACGCCCCAGACGGCGCGGAAGGTTTTCGCGTCCTGACTCCTCAAGCTGAAGTGATCGACAAGGGAACCCGTTTTTCCATCAGCGTCAACGAATCGGGGGAAGCAGACGTAGAAGTGATTGAAGGCGCAGCAGAGGTTTTCACCGCAGAGGAAGCGATCGACCCACAGCACGCCGGTCTCTTGCTCGAAGCAGGAGAAGGTCGAGTCATCAATTCCCTGGGCGAAATTGCCGCTGGTGATGCGTCGCAGTTTGGTCGCGTTTACAAATCCAAATTACCTGATCGTGTTGTTTCTTTTAATGTGACGCCCTCCGGCTCCCCTCACCCTGACAAGCTCGTCGATATCATCGTCCAACGGGACGGCAAACCTGTCACCTACGACGTCGATGAGCTCATTGGATTCGATTTGATTCACTTCAAAGTCAATCAGAACATCAACAACCTGACGACACCACTGATAAGTCTCGATCCCAAGCAGGGAGACGATTCCCGGCGTCGCATGGATTACCTCGATCGCGATCATTGCCTTTGCACAGGCATCTTGAATCCTGGAGGCAATAGCGTTCCTTTGACGTCCAATCCTGACATTACGAACTCCGATCTCAGCCAACGTACGCCAGGCTTTGCCGTACGTTTTCACCAACCGGTTATCAATGGTCCTGGCCCGGATGTGGTGCTGTTTGATCTTCACGTGGTGGTACATCCAGCCGATGGCGATCCTTTTCATGTTTCGCCGCTTAAGTTCGAGCCTGGCCTTCAATCACACACCGTTCGTCAATTTGATATTTCCCTCGCCGATCATGGCTCCCATCGCCTAAGCAGCTTTCGGCTTTATGGCTTTGATCGACGCATTCGCAGCGTGGAAGAGCTTTGCCAATCCAACCACAACGGCGGCGTTCCCCATGCTGTTCCTGCCAATGTGATCGCCACCGGAATCGACCTTTCGGATCTTGGCTATCCAGAAGGAGCCGAGGTCCATGAGCTGTTCTTTCAGGATGCCATGGACGATGACAACTATGTCGATCCTGTATTTATCGGTGGCTTCCCTTCCCTACTGAATCCCGCCTCGCCCGAAGAGCCCATCTCAACGGAAGAGTAA
- a CDS encoding DUF1549 domain-containing protein, which produces MPHMFRLIAPTTLFLTCLLSSGMLLADDREKAIFFETKVRPLLAQHCFECHGSKEQKADLRLDRRHHFMKGGVGGPIVVPGEPDESELLAAVKYESYEMPPSGQLPDEQIAILETWVKNGAYWPEHAGEPREDELFTKEDLAWWAFQPVQRPKVPSADNNAEIRNPIDNFVAAKLKENKLTTAPPAERRDLIRRVYFDMLGVPPTAEEVSAFVSDSSPTAYEELVDQVLADPRYGQRWATHWLDIVRYADSDGYRQDAYRPLAYRYRDYVIRSLNEDKSYKQFMSEQLAGDEIAPEDPDAMVATYFLRAGVYEYNSRDAEGQQVLIVDELTDTVGDVFLGMGIACAHCHNHKFDPILRDDYYRLQAFFKPLVWKDDHPLANRKELEQYQKDLAKWEAKHQELLDKIAAIEKKPRESARRKAVEMFPEEVQEMYWKSAEERTTYENQIFYLVEEQVEFEYDRLQNRIPKDKKQDWEDLKKKLQDVLSSKPKRPPVASVAVDADGKIPPTTIPDDRSQRAIDPGFLTILEPGPAEVDASLSANPQSSGRRATLAKWLCRDDNPLSPRVIVNRVWQYHFGVGLSSNSSDFGRLGEAPSHPQLLDWLTSEFIDNGWRLKPLHRQILLSGTYRQSSLIDVPETAKLIDPKNRLLWRFPAHRLEAEQIRDAMLAVSGELNEKEGGPASSSNSAVRSVFTKKMRNSPDALLESFDSPSGFASVASRNATTTATQSLLMFNGDWTLKRSEAMAKRLHRAYGNDYETVVRESFRECFGRPPEPAELEAAIRFIEEQVAYNRDLNKAKDGEIPSTALLDEPQMHRWNTAFNISDKTPHQFLTLPDTRPLPADNFTIEAIVFNRTLFNDASVRTIASHWNGSNSTPGWNFGITSKKSAYRPRNLILQLIGNDKNGDVKYEVVPSNIRIPSDKPYYVAAAVDFEAGTATFFARDMSYDESELETVVVKHSIVSDCGSNSLRFSVGGRDSQSPHNWDGLIDEVRLTKSAIQDESKILINTPNDLVTEDTVGMWQFVRSDPRGPLADVADDTRDLQLSKRSDRRGLDAVQIALSDFCHVLLNSSEFQFVD; this is translated from the coding sequence ATGCCGCATATGTTCCGATTAATCGCTCCAACAACACTATTCCTGACGTGCTTGCTTTCGTCTGGAATGTTGCTGGCAGACGATCGCGAGAAAGCCATTTTCTTCGAAACCAAAGTCCGCCCGTTGCTGGCTCAGCACTGCTTCGAGTGTCATGGTTCCAAAGAACAAAAAGCGGATCTGCGATTGGATCGCCGCCATCATTTCATGAAAGGAGGCGTTGGCGGTCCGATTGTTGTGCCAGGAGAACCAGACGAGAGCGAGCTACTCGCAGCCGTGAAATACGAGAGCTACGAAATGCCACCTTCCGGGCAATTGCCGGACGAGCAGATCGCGATCTTGGAAACCTGGGTGAAGAACGGAGCTTACTGGCCAGAGCATGCCGGCGAACCGCGTGAAGACGAACTGTTCACAAAAGAAGATCTCGCTTGGTGGGCCTTCCAACCGGTGCAACGTCCCAAAGTTCCCAGCGCTGACAATAATGCCGAAATACGAAATCCGATCGACAACTTCGTCGCTGCCAAGCTTAAGGAAAACAAGCTCACTACCGCTCCTCCTGCGGAACGTCGCGACTTGATTCGCCGTGTCTATTTCGACATGCTTGGAGTTCCTCCGACCGCGGAAGAAGTCTCGGCATTTGTCTCAGATTCAAGCCCAACTGCATATGAAGAGCTTGTCGATCAAGTCCTCGCGGATCCTCGTTATGGGCAGCGTTGGGCAACGCACTGGCTCGATATCGTTCGCTATGCCGACTCCGATGGCTACCGCCAAGATGCCTATCGGCCCCTAGCTTATCGTTATCGCGACTACGTGATCCGCAGCTTGAATGAAGACAAGTCTTATAAGCAATTCATGTCGGAACAACTCGCCGGCGATGAAATTGCTCCGGAAGATCCCGACGCGATGGTCGCGACCTACTTTCTCCGAGCTGGTGTCTACGAATACAACAGCCGTGACGCCGAAGGCCAGCAGGTCCTGATCGTTGATGAATTAACCGATACCGTCGGTGACGTCTTCCTCGGCATGGGCATCGCCTGTGCTCATTGTCACAACCATAAATTCGATCCGATCTTGCGGGACGACTACTATCGCTTACAGGCTTTCTTCAAGCCTCTGGTCTGGAAAGATGACCATCCGCTTGCCAACAGGAAAGAGCTCGAGCAGTACCAGAAAGATCTCGCCAAGTGGGAAGCTAAGCATCAAGAGTTGCTGGATAAGATTGCTGCGATCGAAAAGAAGCCACGAGAATCGGCTCGGCGAAAAGCGGTCGAGATGTTCCCGGAAGAAGTCCAGGAAATGTACTGGAAGTCAGCCGAAGAACGAACCACCTACGAAAACCAGATCTTCTATTTGGTCGAAGAGCAAGTCGAGTTCGAATACGATCGCCTGCAAAACCGTATTCCTAAAGACAAAAAGCAAGACTGGGAAGACCTGAAGAAGAAGCTTCAAGACGTCCTCAGTAGCAAACCCAAACGTCCCCCAGTAGCCAGTGTTGCTGTCGACGCGGACGGGAAAATTCCTCCGACGACAATCCCAGACGATCGCTCGCAACGAGCCATCGATCCTGGGTTCCTTACAATCCTTGAGCCTGGCCCCGCGGAGGTCGACGCTTCGCTGAGCGCCAATCCCCAGAGCAGTGGGCGTCGTGCGACATTGGCCAAATGGCTTTGCCGAGATGACAATCCGCTTTCACCTCGCGTGATTGTCAATCGTGTCTGGCAGTATCATTTCGGTGTCGGGCTATCGTCAAACTCCAGCGACTTCGGCCGACTTGGTGAAGCACCTAGCCACCCGCAACTACTCGATTGGCTGACAAGCGAGTTCATCGACAACGGCTGGCGTCTGAAGCCCCTGCATCGTCAGATTTTGCTTTCAGGAACCTATCGCCAGTCGTCGTTGATCGACGTGCCGGAAACAGCCAAGCTAATTGACCCTAAGAACCGGCTCCTTTGGCGATTTCCTGCTCATCGCCTGGAAGCAGAGCAGATTCGCGATGCCATGCTGGCCGTCAGTGGCGAGCTGAATGAAAAAGAAGGAGGCCCTGCCTCTTCCAGTAACAGTGCGGTTCGTTCGGTCTTTACCAAGAAGATGCGAAATTCTCCTGATGCACTGCTTGAAAGTTTTGATTCACCCTCAGGCTTTGCCAGCGTTGCTTCGCGAAATGCGACAACAACCGCGACACAATCGCTCTTGATGTTCAATGGTGACTGGACGCTAAAACGCTCGGAAGCGATGGCCAAGCGTCTGCATCGTGCTTATGGTAACGACTACGAAACAGTTGTTCGCGAGAGCTTTCGTGAGTGCTTTGGCCGTCCACCCGAACCTGCGGAACTGGAAGCGGCAATTCGTTTTATTGAAGAACAAGTGGCCTACAATCGCGACTTAAACAAAGCGAAAGATGGCGAAATCCCTTCGACGGCGCTGCTTGATGAGCCTCAAATGCATCGCTGGAATACGGCATTCAATATCAGCGATAAAACGCCACATCAGTTTCTAACGCTACCAGACACGCGTCCCTTGCCTGCGGATAACTTTACGATCGAAGCAATCGTTTTCAATCGAACGTTATTCAACGACGCCTCGGTACGTACAATCGCTTCTCACTGGAATGGTTCCAATTCGACGCCAGGTTGGAACTTCGGTATTACCAGCAAAAAGTCGGCCTATCGTCCCCGTAATCTCATCCTACAGCTGATTGGTAACGACAAAAACGGTGACGTGAAATACGAAGTGGTTCCTTCCAACATCCGAATCCCATCGGACAAGCCTTACTACGTAGCGGCAGCCGTAGATTTCGAGGCGGGAACCGCCACGTTTTTCGCTCGCGATATGTCGTACGACGAGTCGGAGTTAGAAACGGTTGTTGTTAAACATTCGATCGTCAGTGACTGCGGCAGTAACAGTTTACGTTTCAGCGTTGGCGGAAGAGATTCTCAAAGCCCCCATAACTGGGATGGCCTTATCGATGAAGTTCGCCTGACCAAGTCCGCGATTCAAGATGAATCAAAAATCTTGATTAACACCCCCAACGACCTGGTTACCGAAGATACCGTCGGGATGTGGCAATTCGTTCGTTCCGATCCACGCGGTCCACTCGCGGACGTCGCCGACGATACCCGCGACTTGCAGCTTTCCAAGCGGTCGGATCGTCGTGGTCTTGATGCCGTGCAGATTGCTTTGAGCGACTTCTGCCACGTGCTGCTGAATTCCAGTGAATTCCAGTTTGTCGATTAG
- a CDS encoding DUF1501 domain-containing protein codes for MHNQPHIEIPTTRREFLAKSGGGFGAMALAALMGQSASGAPVDPRAPKTTHFPAKAKNVIFLFMEGGPSHIDLFDPKPLLNELAGQKLPDSFGKVILAMGENDAPLMRCPRKWKQHGESGLWVSDWFPEIATCADDLCVIRSCVSDGINHSSGVCQMNTGHVIGGRPSLGAWATYGLGTENQDMPAFVVLTDGKGQPVNGSRNWGSGFMPAAYQGVQFKSGADPILNLNPPSHITTDRQKAKLDFLSQMDRRHAADREDYSELEARIKSYELAFRMQSAAPDIVDLSTETEETKQLYGIDQKETNVFGNNCLLARRLVENGVRFVQLYSGAGSGWDAHSNIEGNHGKLCKEVDKPIAGLLKDLKRRGLWDETLVVWGGEFGRTPMSEKGNGRDHNPTGFTMWMAGGAIPGGRTIGATDELGLKAIENPLHVHDLHATIMRVLGIDHTKLIYRHKGRPERIDMNEGRAELDVLGLT; via the coding sequence ATGCATAACCAACCTCACATTGAAATTCCTACGACTCGTCGTGAATTCCTTGCCAAGTCTGGTGGAGGATTTGGTGCCATGGCTTTGGCGGCGTTGATGGGTCAGTCGGCAAGTGGAGCTCCCGTTGATCCCCGCGCCCCGAAGACGACGCATTTCCCAGCGAAAGCCAAGAACGTCATCTTTCTGTTCATGGAAGGTGGCCCGAGCCATATCGACTTGTTCGATCCCAAACCATTGCTCAACGAGTTGGCCGGCCAAAAACTGCCGGACAGCTTCGGCAAAGTCATTCTCGCCATGGGGGAAAATGATGCACCACTGATGCGTTGTCCTCGAAAATGGAAGCAGCATGGCGAAAGTGGCTTGTGGGTCTCCGATTGGTTTCCAGAGATCGCTACATGTGCGGATGACCTGTGCGTGATCCGTTCGTGTGTCTCAGATGGCATCAACCATTCGTCCGGTGTTTGCCAGATGAACACCGGGCACGTGATCGGCGGACGCCCTTCCCTGGGTGCCTGGGCAACGTATGGACTAGGAACCGAAAACCAAGATATGCCGGCGTTCGTGGTATTAACCGACGGCAAAGGTCAACCAGTGAATGGATCGCGAAACTGGGGTAGCGGATTCATGCCGGCTGCTTACCAAGGCGTTCAATTCAAGTCAGGCGCGGATCCCATTCTCAACCTGAATCCTCCTAGCCATATCACAACCGATCGCCAAAAAGCGAAGCTCGACTTCTTAAGCCAAATGGATCGTCGCCATGCGGCAGACCGAGAGGACTATTCGGAACTGGAAGCTCGTATCAAGTCGTACGAGTTGGCGTTTCGCATGCAGTCGGCCGCACCTGACATCGTCGACTTAAGCACCGAAACCGAAGAAACCAAGCAGCTTTATGGTATCGACCAGAAAGAGACCAACGTCTTTGGCAACAACTGTCTCTTAGCTCGTCGATTGGTCGAAAACGGGGTTCGATTCGTTCAACTCTATAGCGGTGCCGGCAGCGGCTGGGACGCCCACAGCAATATCGAAGGCAACCATGGCAAGCTTTGCAAAGAAGTCGATAAACCGATCGCCGGTTTGCTGAAAGACCTGAAGCGGCGTGGCCTGTGGGACGAAACGCTCGTTGTTTGGGGTGGTGAATTCGGCCGAACTCCGATGTCGGAAAAAGGAAACGGCCGAGATCACAATCCTACAGGCTTCACCATGTGGATGGCCGGTGGAGCCATTCCAGGAGGCCGCACCATTGGGGCAACCGATGAACTGGGCTTGAAAGCGATCGAGAATCCTCTGCACGTCCACGATCTTCACGCCACGATCATGCGCGTTCTAGGTATCGATCACACCAAGCTGATCTACCGCCACAAAGGCCGGCCGGAACGCATCGACATGAACGAAGGCCGAGCGGAACTCGATGTTCTGGGCCTCACTTAA
- a CDS encoding OprO/OprP family phosphate-selective porin, protein MTRWIVMAAVLVASGLRTAHAQYEASQWGNELPPVPSSPSDQVMAVDQVAILQAQIDELKRELERSKVQANVPAMNVSTPNSTSPDLIGDVDSLMKWRASVEKSEASAAAKAALKPSLKIGGRIFLDTAVFGQNDESMAQVGDAENAIKVRTAWVELKGDVLENTQYRLWFDLAGQVSLLDVYLDFGELPYIQNLRIGHFFEPFSLEQLTPNKYLTAMERSSPFLLGRNMGVMAHSDNAEANWTYGVGLFVSEQGSKPPFYQSDQDSSAITGRLTYLPWYDEASDGRGLIHLGAGYSWRHLGDGTLEFDNKPDSSLAPVIVDTGVFGADAYHLLGLEAAYAYGSFTLQSEYHWASADTDDFGAESFDHYYVQASYFLTGENRAYNRRSGSFSNRVVPFENFFRVRTEDQCIYNGWGAWEVAYRFAHDDLNSDNILGGTDYRHLVGLNWYLSPYTRAMFEYVYSDTDRQIASNGKLQIFQMRLQIDF, encoded by the coding sequence ATGACACGATGGATCGTAATGGCCGCCGTTTTGGTGGCCAGTGGCCTGCGGACTGCGCACGCACAATATGAGGCTTCTCAGTGGGGGAACGAGCTTCCCCCCGTACCATCTTCTCCTTCAGATCAGGTCATGGCCGTTGACCAAGTCGCGATCTTACAGGCACAGATCGACGAACTGAAAAGGGAGTTAGAGCGATCAAAAGTTCAAGCAAATGTGCCGGCGATGAACGTCAGTACGCCAAACAGTACGTCGCCTGATTTGATCGGTGATGTCGACAGCCTGATGAAGTGGCGTGCTTCTGTCGAGAAGTCGGAAGCAAGTGCAGCCGCTAAAGCCGCGTTAAAGCCTTCCTTAAAGATCGGTGGGCGAATTTTTCTCGATACGGCCGTGTTTGGCCAAAACGACGAAAGCATGGCCCAAGTTGGCGACGCCGAAAATGCGATCAAAGTCCGAACGGCTTGGGTTGAACTGAAAGGGGACGTTCTCGAGAACACTCAATACCGCCTATGGTTCGACCTGGCAGGCCAAGTAAGTCTGCTGGATGTATACCTCGACTTCGGCGAATTGCCCTACATCCAGAATCTACGAATTGGTCACTTCTTCGAGCCATTTAGCTTAGAGCAACTTACGCCCAACAAGTACCTGACGGCCATGGAACGATCGAGCCCGTTTTTGCTCGGCCGAAACATGGGTGTGATGGCTCACTCAGACAACGCTGAAGCAAACTGGACTTACGGTGTTGGTCTTTTTGTTTCCGAGCAAGGATCTAAGCCACCGTTTTATCAAAGCGATCAGGACTCTTCGGCAATCACCGGACGTTTGACTTACTTGCCATGGTACGATGAAGCTAGTGATGGGCGCGGATTGATTCATCTCGGAGCTGGCTACAGTTGGCGGCATCTGGGAGACGGCACGCTGGAGTTTGACAACAAGCCTGACTCCTCGCTTGCTCCGGTAATTGTCGATACCGGAGTGTTCGGGGCAGATGCGTATCACTTGCTGGGACTCGAAGCGGCTTATGCCTATGGCTCTTTTACACTGCAGTCGGAATACCACTGGGCTTCAGCCGACACCGACGATTTTGGTGCGGAGTCGTTTGACCACTACTACGTTCAAGCCAGTTACTTCCTAACCGGTGAAAACCGAGCCTACAATCGCCGATCGGGTTCGTTCTCGAATCGCGTGGTTCCGTTTGAAAACTTCTTTCGCGTGCGAACCGAAGACCAGTGCATTTACAATGGTTGGGGTGCCTGGGAAGTGGCCTATCGTTTCGCTCACGACGATTTGAACAGCGACAACATCTTGGGTGGTACCGACTATCGGCACTTGGTGGGTTTGAACTGGTATCTCAGTCCGTATACGCGGGCCATGTTCGAGTACGTCTACTCTGATACTGACCGACAGATCGCGTCCAATGGCAAATTGCAGATCTTTCAGATGCGATTGCAAATCGATTTTTAA